A genomic window from Nitrospiria bacterium includes:
- a CDS encoding Glu/Leu/Phe/Val dehydrogenase, with protein MELFKVMAKEGHEQLIVTTDSETGLNAIIAIHSTLLGPALGGCRFWSYKTFEEAATDALRLSKAMTYKAAISGLNLGGGKAVICARPQEKTPRLLRAFGRSVDSLAGLYVTAQDVGMTLSDMETIRELTRYAAGIPEEKGGSGDPSSMTARGVLGGMRCCLKEVFGSDSFRDRTVAVQGLGKVGRHLAGLLHGEGARLIVSDLDASRVKAAVAELKAETLPPARIHTAVCDIFAPCAMGGVLNSAAISKLRCRIVAGAANNPLASWADANLLQRRRILYAPDYVINAGGLINIACEMEGYHKEKAEERVAGISETLSRVFARAKEEKITPLEASNRLVEERLAKARAGRSEG; from the coding sequence ATGGAACTGTTCAAGGTGATGGCCAAAGAGGGGCACGAGCAATTGATTGTCACGACCGATTCGGAGACCGGTCTGAACGCGATCATCGCCATTCACAGCACCCTGCTCGGACCCGCCCTGGGCGGCTGCCGTTTCTGGTCCTACAAGACCTTCGAGGAGGCGGCCACCGACGCGCTCCGGCTTTCGAAAGCGATGACCTATAAGGCCGCCATCAGCGGGTTGAACTTGGGCGGCGGAAAGGCGGTAATCTGCGCGCGGCCGCAGGAGAAAACCCCGCGATTGCTCCGCGCGTTCGGTCGATCGGTCGATTCCCTGGCCGGTCTCTATGTTACGGCGCAGGACGTGGGAATGACCCTCTCCGATATGGAGACGATCCGCGAACTGACCCGCTACGCCGCGGGAATCCCCGAAGAAAAGGGGGGAAGCGGCGATCCGTCTTCCATGACGGCCCGTGGCGTTTTGGGCGGGATGCGGTGCTGTCTAAAGGAGGTGTTCGGATCCGATTCGTTCCGGGATCGAACCGTTGCGGTGCAGGGTCTTGGGAAAGTCGGGCGGCATTTGGCCGGACTGCTTCATGGAGAAGGAGCCCGGCTGATCGTTTCGGATCTGGATGCGTCAAGGGTGAAGGCTGCGGTGGCCGAATTGAAAGCCGAGACCTTACCGCCCGCAAGAATTCATACCGCGGTTTGCGATATCTTCGCACCCTGCGCGATGGGAGGGGTGCTGAATTCGGCCGCGATTTCAAAACTCCGTTGCCGGATTGTCGCCGGCGCGGCGAACAATCCGCTGGCCAGCTGGGCGGATGCGAACCTTCTTCAACGCCGGCGCATTCTTTATGCCCCGGACTATGTCATCAATGCCGGAGGTTTGATCAACATCGCCTGTGAAATGGAAGGTTATCACAAAGAAAAGGCGGAGGAGCGTGTGGCCGGGATCTCGGAAACCCTGTCCCGGGTGTTCGCTCGTGCGAAGGAAGAAAAAATTACGCCTCTGGAAGCCTCCAACCGTCTGGTGGAAGAGCGACTGGCGAAGGCTCGTGCGGGGCGCTCGGAAGGCTGA
- a CDS encoding DUF5666 domain-containing protein: MKGFRVVPAIYSLFILTALTSCGSSGGPTAGGGVGGTGISVGPITGFGSVFVNGVEFSTTTETSITKNGSASDENDLRVGMVVAVQGTFDANGTSGTAEKIDFNDILEGPIQTGSIQTVDQSFMVMGQPVKTDSKTQYAVVTGFDDLKDGYVIEVSGLPQSNGTLLATYIELKSTSCSPGDESEVKGTIRNLDATAKTFQIGNLMVDYSAVHPEDLPSGGLSDGMFVEVKTTACYSSGVLTASQVEVQTQEIPSTEGTRVELEGFITQFLSPANFNVNGQPVSTTGATVYEPLGKTSNDLALNVQVEVEGHLNALGVLIADKISFDD, encoded by the coding sequence ATGAAGGGGTTTAGAGTTGTGCCCGCAATCTATAGTTTATTCATTCTAACGGCCCTAACCTCCTGCGGAAGCAGCGGCGGGCCCACCGCCGGCGGGGGGGTGGGTGGAACGGGGATCAGCGTGGGTCCGATCACGGGATTCGGAAGTGTATTCGTCAACGGTGTGGAGTTCTCAACAACAACCGAAACCTCCATCACAAAGAACGGAAGCGCGTCCGACGAGAACGACCTTCGGGTCGGGATGGTCGTCGCCGTCCAGGGCACGTTCGACGCCAACGGAACAAGCGGGACGGCCGAAAAGATCGACTTCAACGATATTCTCGAGGGCCCCATCCAAACCGGAAGCATCCAGACGGTGGATCAATCCTTTATGGTGATGGGCCAGCCGGTGAAGACCGATTCAAAAACACAGTATGCAGTCGTCACAGGATTCGACGATTTAAAGGATGGATATGTCATCGAGGTGAGCGGCCTGCCGCAGTCCAATGGAACTCTCCTGGCCACCTATATCGAACTAAAATCCACGTCCTGCTCTCCCGGAGACGAATCCGAGGTCAAGGGCACGATCCGAAACTTGGATGCCACGGCGAAGACCTTCCAGATTGGCAACCTGATGGTAGACTACAGCGCAGTTCATCCCGAGGATCTTCCCTCCGGGGGCCTCAGCGACGGGATGTTCGTCGAGGTGAAAACCACGGCCTGCTACAGCAGCGGGGTCCTGACCGCCAGCCAGGTGGAAGTCCAGACGCAGGAGATCCCGAGCACCGAAGGAACCCGAGTGGAACTGGAAGGCTTTATCACCCAGTTTCTCTCCCCCGCCAACTTCAATGTCAACGGCCAGCCTGTTTCGACAACGGGAGCGACCGTGTACGAACCCCTCGGAAAAACTTCGAATGATCTGGCTCTAAACGTGCAGGTGGAAGTGGAAGGACATTTGAACGCGCTCGGAGTCTTGATCGCCGATAAAATCTCTTTTGACGACTAA
- a CDS encoding DUF6502 family protein, translating to MSEIKKALYTAALNILRPLIRILLRNHIPFGAFADLAKRVYVDVALEEFGIPGRKPSISRVSIITGLTRKEVSLIKKPPSLENGEELERYNRGARVISGWIRDRAFWNKEGQPSELPIEGKETSFNELVRRYGGDVPSRAVLDELLRVGAVERLPDGRVRLIARAFIPHAQEADKIRILGTDVRDLISTIDHNLQSHPSDSFLQRKVSYDNLPAEALSEIRIQAVQKGQSLLEELDRLMSQKDRDINPSSKGTGRKRATIGIFYFEDDAQPPDKEKKNEGV from the coding sequence ATGAGTGAAATTAAAAAAGCACTGTATACAGCCGCGTTGAATATTCTTCGTCCGCTGATCAGAATTCTTCTACGCAATCATATCCCCTTCGGGGCCTTTGCCGATCTCGCCAAGCGCGTCTATGTCGATGTGGCGCTCGAAGAGTTTGGCATTCCAGGGCGAAAGCCGTCCATCTCCCGCGTCTCGATCATCACAGGACTGACACGTAAAGAGGTGAGTCTCATCAAAAAACCTCCCTCGCTGGAAAATGGCGAAGAGCTTGAGCGGTATAATCGCGGCGCACGGGTCATCAGCGGCTGGATTAGGGACAGGGCCTTTTGGAATAAGGAGGGTCAACCGAGCGAGCTTCCCATTGAAGGCAAAGAGACATCCTTCAACGAATTGGTGAGACGCTACGGAGGGGATGTCCCTTCACGCGCCGTGCTGGATGAGCTCTTGAGAGTGGGGGCCGTCGAGCGATTGCCGGACGGCCGGGTCCGGCTGATCGCGCGAGCCTTCATTCCGCACGCCCAAGAAGCGGACAAAATAAGAATACTTGGTACCGATGTCAGGGATCTGATCTCCACCATCGATCACAACCTGCAGAGCCACCCGTCCGACAGCTTTCTTCAGCGGAAAGTATCCTACGATAACTTGCCGGCCGAAGCCCTGTCAGAGATCCGTATTCAGGCCGTCCAAAAGGGACAGTCACTGCTGGAGGAGTTGGACCGCCTGATGTCTCAAAAAGACCGGGACATCAATCCGTCATCGAAAGGAACCGGTCGAAAACGAGCGACGATTGGAATTTTCTATTTTGAGGATGACGCGCAGCCACCCGATAAGGAGAAGAAGAATGAAGGGGTTTAG
- the fbp gene encoding class 1 fructose-bisphosphatase: MNTKGITLTRHILLEQRAHPSATGELSILLDQIGLAAKIIARAVSRAGLVDILGVTGQVNVHGEEVKRLDEYANQTFINVFGHSRLVCTLVSEEMEKPRHLSENCSRSKYTLFFDPLDGSSNIDVNGTIGTIFSIHHRLGGDRHRTEEEWFQLGSDQVAAGYVMYGPSTLLVYTAGNGVHGFTLDPSIGEFLLSHENIRIPSRGKTYSINEANYPVWEPHIRAFVDYLKEKDPATGRPYSSRYVGSLVADFHRTLLHGGIFLYPADARNPRGKLRLLYEAAPLAFVVEQAGGRAISGRERIMEVRPVDLHQRVPLIIGSPEAVSLAEEFSGGRKKRVRGKREKR; this comes from the coding sequence ATGAACACAAAAGGGATCACGCTCACGCGTCACATTCTGCTGGAGCAACGGGCTCACCCCTCCGCGACGGGCGAGCTGTCAATTCTGCTCGACCAGATCGGCCTCGCGGCCAAGATCATCGCCCGGGCGGTAAGTCGCGCCGGGCTGGTGGATATTCTGGGCGTGACCGGTCAAGTCAATGTACACGGGGAAGAGGTCAAAAGGCTGGACGAATACGCCAATCAAACCTTCATCAACGTTTTCGGACACAGCCGACTGGTCTGCACACTGGTCTCGGAGGAAATGGAAAAGCCCAGGCACCTTTCGGAGAACTGCTCCCGTTCGAAGTACACGCTTTTTTTTGATCCGCTTGACGGTTCGTCCAATATCGACGTGAACGGGACGATCGGGACGATCTTCTCGATCCATCACAGGCTGGGCGGGGATCGGCACCGGACCGAGGAGGAATGGTTTCAACTCGGCTCGGACCAGGTTGCGGCCGGATATGTGATGTACGGCCCCAGCACTCTCCTGGTCTATACCGCGGGGAACGGCGTGCACGGTTTCACGCTCGATCCTTCCATCGGCGAGTTTCTCCTCTCGCACGAGAACATCCGCATCCCGTCCCGGGGGAAGACCTACAGCATCAATGAAGCCAATTATCCGGTCTGGGAGCCCCATATCCGCGCCTTCGTCGACTATTTAAAGGAGAAGGATCCCGCCACCGGCCGGCCTTACTCATCCCGCTACGTGGGTTCGCTGGTGGCCGATTTCCATCGAACACTTCTCCACGGCGGCATTTTCCTATACCCCGCCGATGCCAGGAATCCGCGGGGAAAGCTTCGCCTGCTCTACGAAGCGGCCCCGCTCGCCTTCGTCGTCGAGCAGGCCGGCGGACGGGCCATTAGCGGCCGGGAACGAATCATGGAAGTCCGTCCCGTCGACCTTCACCAGAGAGTTCCGCTGATCATCGGCAGTCCGGAGGCCGTGAGCCTGGCGGAAGAATTTTCCGGGGGACGGAAAAAGCGCGTCCGCGGAAAAAGAGAAAAAAGATAG
- a CDS encoding GGDEF domain-containing protein → MTYNLHMDKLPVRSGILSILFYLLIIVPWLIRYLEEGRFAQYPRELIPQFGLSVLIGTGVYVSLHYRRRCLRQQSEIERLAQTDPVTMLGHPRALEEALVKEIARARRMDRPLSCIFADLDDFKMINDRFGHAAGNAVLQTVGKTIQGIIRQGMDLAFRYGGDQFVVILPEAAKAQAYVIAQRLHQALSKLRPPVIPLKTVRAVLAVAQLRPYQKATDLLGLVDKATRLAKTRTKDFIIDAEELEKELGA, encoded by the coding sequence ATGACGTATAATTTGCATATGGACAAACTACCCGTCCGATCCGGCATTTTATCGATCCTATTTTATCTCCTCATCATCGTGCCCTGGTTGATTCGTTATCTGGAAGAAGGACGCTTCGCTCAATATCCCCGTGAGCTTATCCCCCAGTTCGGCCTTTCGGTCTTGATCGGGACGGGCGTTTATGTCTCGCTCCATTATCGGCGTCGATGTCTTCGGCAGCAGAGCGAAATTGAACGGTTGGCTCAGACCGATCCCGTGACGATGCTGGGCCATCCACGGGCCTTGGAAGAAGCCCTCGTCAAAGAGATCGCACGGGCGCGCCGGATGGACCGACCGCTGTCCTGCATTTTCGCCGATCTGGACGATTTCAAGATGATCAACGACCGCTTCGGCCATGCCGCCGGAAACGCCGTCCTCCAGACCGTCGGCAAAACCATCCAGGGCATCATCCGGCAGGGAATGGATTTGGCCTTCCGCTACGGCGGGGACCAGTTCGTCGTTATCCTTCCCGAAGCGGCCAAGGCCCAGGCCTACGTCATCGCCCAGCGCCTGCACCAGGCCCTGTCGAAACTCCGCCCGCCGGTGATTCCGCTAAAAACAGTTCGGGCCGTTCTGGCGGTGGCCCAGCTCCGGCCTTACCAGAAAGCGACCGACCTTCTCGGCTTGGTCGACAAAGCGACCCGCCTGGCCAAG
- a CDS encoding beta-propeller fold lactonase family protein yields the protein MASASDSTLSIFTVDAATGQLRHRGYTATGSLPQSVAVDPAGKFVYVANGSSNDVSAYAVDLSTGALTEDLNSPFGAGTDPVSVTVDPTGKFAYVANNGSDDVSAYTINPSTGALMQIDCGGGPGCKTKNFLANTNPASVTVDPSGQFAYVANNASGDVSAYTIDVNTGALTQIDCGGGAGCNGMNFLAGTNPVSVTIDPSGKFAYVANEGGKNVSAYTIDQTTGELTEDLNSPFGAGTNPVTVTVDPTGKFAYVSNQGSNDISAYTIDQTTGALAKINGSPFKTGTNPNAITVDSSGQFVYVGINGAHNILSYSIGSSGALTSLGTVACRGANAMAITTGTNPVVYTPTFAYVANWGSSNVSAYTINPTTGVLSGGSLFNAGTNPNAVTVDPTGQFAYVANSLSSVSAYTSNPTNGMLTELSNSPFTAASGAIETAIAVEPTSRFLYVTNSLNSISGFAINQTTGALGSPSTVSAGTSPTGVAVDPTGRFAYVANTSNNVSAYTINQATGALSSVSQFNAGTTPRAVAVDPTGRFVYVANQGSSNVSAYTINQTTGALSGGALVNAGTFPIGIAVDPSGRFVYVANEFGFNISVYKINQTSGGLTAVGSPVPVGASLTAVTVDPSGHFVYVSNTSGSISTFKINQTSGGLTGVGSPVTAGTTPVSIAVTGTIQ from the coding sequence GTGGCGAGTGCCTCCGATAGCACCCTATCCATCTTCACGGTAGACGCCGCCACGGGTCAACTGCGCCACCGTGGGTATACGGCGACCGGATCGCTTCCGCAGTCGGTCGCCGTCGATCCGGCCGGTAAATTTGTCTACGTGGCGAATGGATCCTCTAACGATGTTTCGGCCTATGCCGTCGATCTTTCGACCGGGGCGTTGACGGAAGACCTCAACTCGCCGTTCGGGGCCGGAACAGACCCTGTTTCCGTGACGGTGGATCCCACCGGGAAGTTCGCCTACGTGGCCAACAATGGCAGCGACGACGTCTCGGCTTATACGATCAACCCAAGCACGGGGGCGCTCATGCAGATCGACTGCGGCGGGGGACCCGGGTGCAAAACCAAGAATTTTTTGGCAAACACGAATCCCGCCTCCGTGACCGTAGATCCTTCGGGTCAGTTTGCCTACGTGGCGAACAATGCCAGCGGCGACGTCTCGGCCTATACAATCGACGTGAACACAGGGGCGCTAACGCAGATCGACTGCGGCGGGGGAGCCGGGTGCAACGGCATGAATTTTCTGGCGGGCACGAATCCCGTCTCTGTCACTATCGATCCCTCGGGAAAATTTGCCTATGTGGCCAATGAAGGTGGGAAAAACGTCTCGGCCTACACCATCGATCAAACGACCGGCGAACTAACCGAGGACCTCAACTCGCCGTTTGGGGCCGGCACGAACCCTGTTACCGTGACGGTGGATCCCACCGGGAAGTTTGCTTACGTGTCGAATCAGGGCTCGAATGACATTTCGGCCTACACCATCGACCAAACGACCGGGGCCTTGGCCAAGATCAACGGCTCGCCGTTTAAGACCGGAACGAACCCCAACGCAATCACCGTGGACTCCTCGGGCCAATTTGTTTACGTGGGGATCAACGGAGCGCATAACATCCTGAGTTACAGTATCGGCTCCAGCGGCGCGCTCACCTCGCTCGGTACAGTCGCATGCCGCGGGGCCAACGCGATGGCCATCACCACGGGCACCAACCCGGTCGTGTACACACCGACGTTTGCCTATGTGGCGAATTGGGGCTCGAGCAACGTCTCGGCCTATACGATTAATCCGACGACCGGCGTGTTGAGTGGCGGCTCACTTTTTAATGCCGGCACGAACCCTAACGCGGTCACCGTGGATCCGACAGGGCAGTTTGCCTATGTGGCTAACAGTCTTAGCAGTGTCTCGGCCTACACGAGTAATCCAACCAATGGTATGTTGACGGAGCTCAGCAATTCGCCGTTTACGGCCGCGTCCGGCGCTATCGAAACTGCTATTGCCGTGGAACCCACCAGCCGGTTTTTATACGTAACGAACAGTTTGAACAGTATCTCAGGATTTGCCATCAATCAAACAACCGGTGCTTTGGGGTCCCCCTCGACAGTTTCGGCCGGCACAAGCCCCACCGGAGTCGCCGTGGACCCTACAGGCCGGTTTGCCTATGTAGCGAACACCTCGAACAATGTCTCGGCCTACACGATTAATCAAGCGACGGGTGCTTTGAGCAGCGTTTCACAGTTTAATGCCGGCACAACCCCGAGGGCCGTTGCCGTGGATCCCACCGGTCGATTCGTCTATGTGGCGAATCAGGGTTCAAGCAACGTATCGGCCTACACGATTAATCAAACGACGGGCGCGTTGAGTGGCGGCGCGCTCGTTAATGCCGGTACATTTCCGATCGGAATCGCCGTGGATCCCTCCGGTCGTTTTGTCTATGTGGCCAATGAGTTTGGGTTCAATATCTCAGTCTATAAGATCAATCAAACGAGCGGCGGGTTGACGGCGGTCGGCTCGCCGGTCCCGGTCGGCGCAAGCCTGACCGCGGTCACCGTGGATCCGTCCGGTCATTTTGTGTATGTGTCGAACACCTCGGGCAGCATTTCAACCTTCAAGATCAATCAAACGTCGGGCGGGTTGACGGGGGTCGGCTCTCCGGTTACGGCTGGTACAACCCCGGTCTCCATTGCCGTGACGGGGACGATTCAATAA
- a CDS encoding FAD-dependent oxidoreductase, which translates to MEIFDLVVIGGGAGGLVTASGAVRLGAKVALIERERLGGECLWTGCVPSKALIRSAKIKHLTEHAGSYGFRDQTLPVDFARVMQHMRDVILTIQPHDDPDRFRKMGVEVIQGRAVFAGHDRLEVNGRVLKSRRFCIAVGADPLLPPIEGLDRVPYMTHQNFFEQSRQPEHLLVVGGGPVGCEMGQTFHRLGSRVTVVETLGRILNRDDRETAGRLHEILVKEGLRIELNTRAERVERQGDRIRLHCVRDGQSFPVEADAMLVAAGKRPRVDGLGLDEAGVAFDQSGIKVDRTMRTTNPRIFACGDVTGGFPFTHTAEYQAGLVVTNALVPLLRRKADYSVVPWCTFTDPELAQVGLTEEQARQQFGEGGYRVWRFAVADNDRHIIDGETQGTVKLLTRPNGRIIGGTILSAHAGDLIHEYALALKKRGRVADISGMIHVYPTQAQANKRASDQYYADKFFAGRIPKLLSWWLKRVRPKPP; encoded by the coding sequence GTGGAAATCTTTGACCTGGTCGTGATCGGGGGTGGCGCGGGAGGGTTGGTGACGGCAAGCGGCGCGGTGCGCCTGGGCGCCAAGGTGGCCCTCATCGAGCGGGAACGTCTCGGCGGGGAATGCCTCTGGACGGGCTGCGTCCCCAGCAAGGCCTTGATCCGCTCGGCCAAGATCAAGCACCTGACGGAGCATGCCGGCTCCTACGGGTTCCGGGACCAGACGCTTCCGGTCGACTTCGCCCGGGTGATGCAGCATATGCGGGACGTGATTTTGACGATCCAACCTCACGATGATCCGGACCGTTTTCGAAAGATGGGTGTGGAAGTGATTCAAGGCCGGGCCGTGTTCGCCGGCCACGACCGGCTGGAGGTCAACGGCCGCGTACTCAAGTCGAGACGGTTCTGCATCGCGGTCGGCGCCGATCCGCTCCTCCCTCCGATCGAGGGGCTCGACCGCGTCCCTTACATGACACACCAGAACTTCTTCGAACAGTCCCGGCAACCGGAACATCTCCTGGTGGTGGGCGGGGGCCCCGTCGGATGCGAGATGGGGCAGACCTTTCATCGGCTGGGAAGCCGTGTCACGGTCGTTGAGACGCTCGGTCGCATTCTCAACAGGGATGATCGGGAAACGGCCGGCCGGCTTCACGAGATCCTTGTAAAGGAGGGCCTGCGGATCGAGCTGAATACGAGGGCCGAACGGGTCGAGCGGCAAGGCGACCGGATCCGTCTCCATTGTGTTCGCGACGGTCAATCCTTTCCGGTCGAGGCGGACGCGATGCTCGTGGCGGCGGGAAAACGTCCGCGGGTGGATGGGCTCGGGCTGGACGAGGCGGGGGTTGCGTTCGATCAAAGTGGAATCAAGGTGGACCGAACCATGCGGACGACCAATCCGAGGATCTTCGCCTGCGGCGATGTGACGGGCGGCTTTCCGTTTACGCATACGGCCGAGTACCAGGCCGGGCTGGTCGTTACCAATGCGCTGGTTCCTCTCCTGAGGCGGAAGGCCGATTATTCCGTGGTTCCCTGGTGCACCTTTACCGATCCCGAGCTGGCCCAGGTCGGCCTGACCGAGGAACAGGCCCGGCAACAATTCGGCGAAGGGGGTTACCGGGTCTGGCGGTTCGCGGTGGCCGACAACGACCGGCACATCATCGACGGGGAGACGCAGGGAACCGTAAAACTGCTCACCCGCCCGAACGGCCGGATCATCGGCGGCACGATCTTAAGCGCCCATGCCGGGGATCTGATCCATGAATATGCCCTGGCGCTTAAGAAAAGGGGAAGGGTGGCCGATATCTCGGGAATGATCCATGTCTATCCGACCCAGGCCCAGGCCAATAAACGGGCGAGCGACCAGTATTATGCCGATAAATTCTTTGCGGGCCGTATTCCGAAACTCCTTTCTTGGTGGTTGAAACGGGTTCGTCCCAAGCCGCCCTAA
- a CDS encoding sulfite exporter TauE/SafE family protein encodes MPSDLIWLLPLFLLAAMLYSSVGHGGASAYLAILVLAGYARPEIAPTVLILNILVTVTGLTNYYRAGYFTSRILWPFILASIPAAYLGGMIPLSQPVFSGILGGTLFIAGLRFILFTKPILPRPPVNAVWIYAIGLPVGLVLGFLAGLIGIGGGIFLSPLLLLMGWANAKQTAAVSAAFIILNSLSGLAAHALNGTMHPGLALPLGLTVLIGGQIGSWWGARKIPPKVLQQVLGTVLLTASLRMIYDLL; translated from the coding sequence ATGCCCTCGGACCTGATCTGGCTTCTTCCTCTATTTCTGCTGGCCGCGATGCTCTATTCCTCGGTCGGACACGGCGGCGCTTCGGCCTATCTCGCCATTCTGGTCCTCGCCGGCTACGCCCGGCCGGAGATCGCGCCGACGGTTTTGATCCTGAACATCCTGGTCACCGTGACCGGGTTAACCAACTATTATCGCGCCGGCTATTTCACCTCTCGGATCCTATGGCCCTTCATCCTCGCGTCCATCCCGGCCGCCTACCTGGGGGGGATGATCCCCCTTTCACAGCCGGTCTTCTCCGGCATCCTCGGAGGGACGCTCTTCATCGCCGGCCTCCGGTTCATCCTGTTTACAAAGCCGATTCTGCCCCGCCCTCCCGTAAATGCGGTTTGGATCTACGCCATCGGGCTCCCCGTCGGACTGGTTCTCGGATTTCTGGCCGGATTGATCGGCATCGGGGGAGGGATCTTTTTGAGCCCCCTTCTGTTGTTGATGGGCTGGGCGAACGCCAAACAAACGGCCGCGGTTTCGGCCGCCTTTATTATCTTAAACTCGTTAAGCGGGCTTGCCGCCCATGCCCTCAACGGAACAATGCATCCGGGCCTGGCCCTTCCGCTGGGGCTCACGGTATTGATCGGAGGGCAGATCGGCTCCTGGTGGGGGGCCCGAAAAATTCCGCCCAAAGTCCTGCAACAAGTCCTAGGCACGGTTCTGTTGACCGCATCGCTCAGGATGATCTACGACCTTCTCTGA
- a CDS encoding FAD-binding oxidoreductase, translating to MAARDQKQMSLVVSEIRQETPEIKSIRLDLGANKPFSFRPGQFVILTSEVWNPKRNRMGTANRAFSLSSSPTEEDYIEIAAKRYPEGRLTPWLHDTVKVGDTLNVKGPEGNFVFTEGESEEIVLIAGGIGIAPYRSMIRYILAKKLPVRVTLLYSARTSEDFAFKAEFDAAMKMHPNLNCTYTVTRPDKTSWTGRIGRFDEAFLKNHIGPIGTLYCLCGPDRMIKECGQILTNLGVPFPLIRSERW from the coding sequence ATGGCGGCGCGCGATCAAAAACAAATGAGCCTGGTCGTCAGTGAGATTCGACAAGAGACGCCGGAGATCAAATCGATTCGCTTGGATCTGGGGGCGAACAAGCCTTTCTCTTTCCGACCCGGCCAGTTTGTCATCCTCACGTCCGAGGTCTGGAATCCGAAACGCAACCGGATGGGAACGGCAAACCGCGCCTTCTCCTTGTCGTCCTCCCCCACCGAGGAAGATTACATCGAGATCGCGGCCAAACGGTATCCGGAAGGCCGCCTTACACCGTGGCTTCACGATACCGTCAAGGTGGGCGATACCCTGAACGTCAAAGGGCCGGAGGGGAACTTTGTGTTCACGGAGGGTGAGAGTGAGGAAATTGTTCTGATCGCCGGTGGGATCGGAATCGCACCCTACCGCAGTATGATCCGCTACATCCTCGCTAAAAAACTGCCGGTCCGCGTCACCCTTCTCTACAGTGCCCGGACAAGCGAGGACTTTGCCTTCAAAGCGGAATTCGACGCGGCGATGAAAATGCACCCCAATCTTAACTGTACCTATACGGTTACACGTCCGGACAAAACATCTTGGACAGGCCGCATAGGACGATTTGACGAGGCCTTTCTTAAAAACCATATCGGGCCTATCGGGACATTATACTGTCTCTGTGGACCGGACCGGATGATCAAGGAATGCGGCCAAATCCTCACAAACCTGGGCGTCCCTTTCCCCTTGATCAGGTCGGAACGTTGGTAG